From Rhodoferax sp. AJA081-3, the proteins below share one genomic window:
- a CDS encoding cyclic nucleotide-binding domain-containing protein: MEADFTIAIIGSGPAGLSAAGHCASLGIRHILLEAQDHLADTIYKYQKGKHVMAEPAILGLRSPVSFAAGSRESILGQWNDEVVKLGVQVQHNAQVVSITGAKGLFQIELASSEIVSAAHVVLAIGLQGNLRTLGVPGEHLPGIQYQLDNPEEYREETILVVGAGDAAIENALALAQASNRVILLNRNEEFTRCKDGNLTAIQAAERSQLVSCRFSTQVDHIEAVQQSMGDTDMNKTMMVSHVDLSRRQAGKRSKPRLSVVLNTPSGEERVECHRVIARLGATPPRKLVESFGVRFTSTEATALPELSTTYESSVPGLYVIGALGGYPLIKQAMNQGYEVVETIMGRAVESADEPLLRQKFAEILKQFPDLGGVSGVLDLVARSVPLFEGLTALQLRDVMLDSELRLLRSGTEIFKRNDYSNSFFSIVSGTVKILGDTQANDILLEHGQFFGEMGLISGRRRSATAVAGLDCMLVETPRRAMLKLLATVDAVRRNLDLVALRRAVRKYVAGNVTEADLSAMVASASIKQYKTGEALFNEGDVADGLYLIRRGSVMVSHVLGGREVVMSYVSAGNYVGEMALMMNAPRSATVRAAVPTEAILLDPKQFMEILARNTGMRHQLNAQYNQRVQANQAVADDAQSGNLISFLLKQGVGEATDVLLIDESLCVRCDHCERACASTHDGFSRLDREAGPTFANLHVPTSCRHCEHPHCMKDCPPDAIHRSPNGEVYISDACIGCGNCEKNCPYDVIQMAPLSAQKKSSGGAGLLAWLLFGIGQSPGSDHGVDHSDKTSQKKAVKCDMCKDLKAGPACVRACPTGAALRVSPENFLQYAGTKR, encoded by the coding sequence ATGGAAGCTGACTTCACCATCGCCATCATCGGCTCCGGCCCCGCCGGTCTTTCTGCCGCTGGCCACTGCGCATCACTGGGCATACGCCACATTCTGCTGGAGGCCCAGGACCATCTGGCCGACACCATCTACAAATACCAAAAGGGCAAACACGTGATGGCCGAGCCCGCCATACTGGGCCTGCGCAGCCCGGTCAGTTTTGCGGCCGGTTCGCGCGAGAGCATATTGGGCCAATGGAACGACGAGGTGGTCAAGCTCGGCGTGCAGGTGCAGCACAACGCCCAGGTGGTCAGCATCACCGGCGCCAAAGGCCTGTTCCAGATCGAACTGGCCAGTTCGGAGATTGTGTCGGCGGCGCACGTGGTGCTGGCCATAGGCCTGCAAGGCAACCTGCGCACGCTGGGCGTACCCGGCGAACACCTGCCGGGTATCCAGTACCAACTGGACAACCCTGAGGAATACCGTGAGGAGACCATACTGGTGGTCGGCGCAGGGGACGCGGCGATTGAAAACGCGCTGGCCCTGGCCCAGGCGTCCAACCGCGTCATCCTGCTCAACCGCAACGAAGAGTTCACCCGTTGCAAGGACGGCAACCTGACCGCCATCCAGGCCGCCGAACGCAGCCAGTTGGTCAGCTGCCGCTTCAGCACCCAGGTCGACCATATCGAAGCCGTGCAGCAAAGCATGGGTGATACCGACATGAACAAGACCATGATGGTCTCCCATGTGGACCTGTCCCGGCGCCAGGCCGGCAAGCGCAGCAAGCCTCGACTTTCTGTGGTGCTGAACACCCCCAGTGGTGAAGAACGGGTGGAGTGCCACCGCGTCATTGCGCGCCTGGGTGCCACACCACCCCGCAAACTGGTGGAGAGTTTTGGTGTGCGTTTTACCAGCACCGAGGCCACGGCACTGCCCGAGCTGTCCACCACCTACGAATCCAGTGTGCCGGGCCTGTATGTGATTGGTGCGCTGGGCGGTTACCCGCTGATCAAACAGGCCATGAACCAGGGCTACGAGGTGGTGGAGACCATCATGGGCCGCGCCGTGGAGTCGGCCGACGAACCCCTGTTGCGCCAGAAGTTTGCCGAAATCCTGAAGCAGTTCCCCGACCTGGGCGGTGTCAGCGGTGTGCTGGATTTGGTGGCCCGCAGTGTGCCCCTGTTCGAGGGCCTCACCGCCCTGCAACTGCGCGATGTGATGCTGGATAGCGAGCTGCGCCTGCTGCGCTCCGGCACCGAAATTTTCAAACGCAACGACTACAGCAACTCGTTTTTCTCCATCGTCTCCGGCACCGTCAAAATCCTGGGCGACACCCAGGCCAACGACATCCTGCTGGAACACGGGCAGTTTTTTGGCGAGATGGGACTGATCTCCGGGCGGCGGCGCTCCGCCACCGCGGTTGCAGGGCTGGACTGCATGCTGGTAGAGACCCCGCGGCGCGCCATGCTCAAACTGCTGGCCACGGTGGATGCGGTGCGCCGCAACCTGGACCTGGTGGCCCTGCGCCGTGCCGTGCGCAAATACGTGGCGGGCAACGTGACCGAAGCCGACCTCAGCGCCATGGTTGCCAGTGCCAGCATCAAACAATACAAAACCGGCGAGGCCCTGTTCAACGAAGGTGATGTGGCCGACGGCCTGTACCTGATACGCCGCGGCTCGGTCATGGTCTCCCACGTGCTGGGCGGCCGCGAGGTAGTGATGTCCTACGTGTCGGCCGGCAACTATGTGGGCGAAATGGCGCTGATGATGAACGCACCCCGCTCGGCCACGGTGCGTGCCGCCGTGCCCACCGAGGCCATTCTGCTGGACCCCAAGCAGTTCATGGAGATCCTGGCGCGCAACACCGGCATGCGCCATCAACTCAATGCGCAGTACAACCAGCGGGTCCAGGCCAACCAGGCCGTGGCTGACGATGCGCAGTCGGGCAACCTGATCTCGTTTTTGCTGAAGCAGGGTGTGGGCGAAGCCACCGATGTGCTGCTGATCGACGAGTCCCTGTGTGTGCGCTGCGACCACTGCGAGCGGGCTTGCGCCAGCACCCACGACGGTTTCTCCCGCCTGGACCGTGAGGCTGGCCCCACCTTTGCCAACCTGCATGTGCCCACGTCCTGCCGGCACTGCGAGCACCCGCATTGCATGAAGGACTGTCCACCCGACGCCATCCACCGCTCGCCCAATGGCGAGGTCTACATCAGCGACGCCTGTATAGGCTGCGGCAACTGCGAGAAGAACTGCCCTTATGACGTGATCCAGATGGCACCGCTGTCGGCCCAGAAAAAGAGCAGTGGTGGTGCGGGTCTGCTGGCTTGGTTGTTGTTTGGCATAGGCCAGTCGCCCGGCAGCGACCACGGCGTGGACCACAGTGACAAGACCAGCCAGAAGAAGGCCGTCAAGTGCGATATGTGCAAGGACCTCAAGGCCGGCCCGGCCTGCGTGCGCGCCTGCCCCACCGGTGCGGCGCTGCGGGTCAGTCCGGAAAACTTTCTGCAGTACGCGGGTACTAAGCGGTAA